The Pseudomonas sp. FP2309 genome has a window encoding:
- a CDS encoding hybrid sensor histidine kinase/response regulator: protein MAKRSDDQQRALAGLLGLGNHSARKSHYPELTARLDELEAERNRYIRLNDELELRVAARTDELLEANRNLQQQITQREQVERALRDARDAAQAANRSKDKYLAAASHDLLQPLNAARLLIATLRERTLPSVEQVLVERTHQALEGAEDLLTDLLDISRLDQAAVKPDVALYRLDEVFAPLVSEFQSVAQAAGLNLRVRMAGYAVRTDLRLLTRILRNFLSNACRYTEEGCILLGARRRGDCLRLEVWDTGRGIAADRLQAIFLEFNQLDVGRASDRKGVGLGLAIVERIAEVLGYPIAVRSWPGRGSMFSIEVPLSAEMPPAISQLPVQPTTGNPLPGRRLLVIDNEVSILESMHALLGQWGCEVVTATDQAGALLALQGRAPELILADYHLDHGVVGCEVVRRLREHFDQKIPAVIITADRTDQCRRALRRLDAPLLNKPVKPGKLRAVLSQLLG from the coding sequence ATGGCGAAGCGCTCTGACGACCAGCAACGTGCCCTTGCCGGGTTACTGGGACTGGGCAACCACTCGGCGCGCAAGAGCCATTACCCGGAACTGACCGCGCGGCTGGACGAACTGGAAGCCGAGCGCAACCGCTACATTCGCCTTAACGATGAACTGGAACTGCGCGTTGCTGCGCGTACCGACGAACTGTTGGAAGCCAACCGCAACCTGCAACAGCAGATCACTCAGCGCGAGCAGGTTGAGCGAGCCTTGCGCGATGCCCGCGACGCCGCCCAGGCCGCCAACCGCAGCAAAGACAAGTACCTCGCCGCCGCCAGTCACGACCTGCTGCAACCGCTGAACGCCGCGAGGCTGCTGATCGCCACCCTGCGCGAGCGCACCCTGCCCAGCGTTGAGCAGGTGCTGGTGGAGCGCACTCACCAGGCTCTTGAAGGCGCTGAGGATCTGCTCACCGATTTGCTCGACATCTCGCGCCTGGACCAGGCGGCGGTCAAGCCGGACGTGGCCCTGTATCGGTTGGATGAGGTGTTTGCGCCGCTGGTCTCGGAGTTTCAATCGGTGGCTCAGGCCGCCGGCCTCAACCTGCGTGTGCGCATGGCGGGCTATGCGGTGCGAACCGACCTGCGCCTGCTTACACGGATTTTGCGTAACTTCCTCAGCAACGCCTGCCGCTACACCGAGGAAGGCTGCATTTTGCTCGGCGCGCGCCGGCGTGGTGACTGCCTGCGCCTGGAAGTGTGGGACACCGGACGCGGTATTGCGGCCGACCGTTTGCAAGCGATTTTCCTCGAGTTCAATCAGCTGGATGTGGGCCGCGCGTCTGACCGTAAGGGCGTGGGGCTGGGCCTGGCGATTGTCGAGCGCATCGCCGAGGTGCTGGGCTACCCGATCGCCGTGCGCTCCTGGCCGGGGCGCGGCTCGATGTTCAGCATCGAAGTGCCCCTGAGCGCCGAGATGCCCCCGGCGATCAGCCAACTGCCGGTGCAACCGACCACGGGCAACCCGTTGCCGGGCCGGCGTCTGCTGGTGATCGACAACGAAGTCAGCATCCTTGAGAGCATGCACGCACTGCTCGGCCAGTGGGGCTGTGAAGTCGTCACGGCCACCGACCAGGCCGGCGCGTTGCTGGCGTTGCAGGGCAGGGCGCCGGAGCTGATCCTGGCGGACTATCACTTGGATCACGGGGTGGTGGGCTGCGAAGTGGTCAGGAGGTTGCGCGAGCACTTTGACCAGAAAATCCCCGCCGTGATCATCACTGCCGACCGCACCGACCAATGCCGTCGCGCGTTGCGCCGCTTGGACGCGCCGCTGTTGAACAAACCGGTCAAGCCTGGGAAGTTGCGGGCGGTGCTGAGTCAGTTGCTGGGCTAG
- a CDS encoding amidase, with translation MDNFNHSDATGLSEEVRSGAVSEEALLEHFLERVERLEPTIQAFVALDPGTLRAQARHCGAAPAKGRLAGIPVGVKDNYDTADHPTCFHSPIHAGNRPSRDAQVVSLLRQAGAVVMGKTHTTEFAYMHTGPTCNPHDPRRTPGSSSAGSAAGMAAGFFPIALGTQTAGSLIKPAAYCGVYAFKPSYGLVSLEGVKPLAPSFDTAGWYGRSVRDLRLLADVLIPGLPAQVPVAHPLSLGFCRTARWDQVDSDVADALEAAVDALRSAGHRVTDVVLPQAFAGVFDDHQLINDCEGARSLSAEMAMDPDKLSPEVLEMFARARSTRWEQESAAKNRLATLAPMLEALFKPFDAVLGASCGIVAPLGLGATGPSDFIKCWMAFGLPQLNIPLVCPNAGLPAGLQLIGGFRRDSRLLSVAEQVDAVLRRVCRPMGRVR, from the coding sequence ATGGACAACTTTAATCATTCAGACGCTACCGGCCTTTCAGAGGAGGTACGTTCGGGGGCTGTGAGCGAAGAGGCGCTGCTTGAGCATTTTCTTGAACGTGTCGAGCGGTTGGAACCGACGATACAAGCCTTTGTAGCGCTTGACCCCGGCACTTTGCGTGCCCAGGCACGCCACTGCGGCGCAGCACCTGCCAAGGGCCGTCTGGCCGGGATCCCGGTGGGGGTCAAGGACAACTACGACACCGCGGATCACCCCACCTGTTTCCACTCCCCGATCCATGCCGGCAACCGCCCATCGCGTGATGCACAGGTCGTCTCGCTGCTGCGCCAGGCCGGTGCCGTCGTCATGGGCAAAACCCACACCACCGAATTTGCCTACATGCACACCGGCCCCACCTGCAATCCCCATGACCCGCGCAGAACGCCGGGAAGCTCCAGTGCCGGCTCGGCCGCGGGGATGGCCGCCGGTTTTTTCCCCATCGCCTTGGGCACCCAGACGGCCGGCTCGTTGATCAAGCCTGCGGCCTACTGCGGGGTATACGCCTTCAAACCCTCCTACGGTTTGGTGTCCCTGGAAGGGGTGAAACCCCTGGCGCCCAGTTTCGACACGGCCGGTTGGTATGGACGTTCGGTCAGAGACCTTCGCCTGCTGGCCGACGTACTGATTCCGGGTTTGCCGGCACAGGTTCCGGTCGCTCATCCACTGTCGTTGGGGTTTTGTCGTACCGCCCGCTGGGATCAGGTTGACAGCGACGTGGCTGACGCACTGGAAGCCGCCGTGGACGCGCTGCGCTCGGCAGGTCATCGGGTGACCGACGTCGTGTTGCCGCAAGCGTTCGCTGGCGTGTTTGATGATCATCAGTTAATCAATGATTGCGAGGGCGCCCGGTCATTGTCCGCCGAGATGGCGATGGATCCGGACAAACTCAGCCCCGAAGTGCTGGAGATGTTTGCGCGGGCGCGCTCGACCCGTTGGGAGCAAGAGTCAGCGGCCAAGAACCGCCTGGCAACGCTGGCGCCCATGCTCGAAGCGCTGTTCAAACCGTTTGACGCGGTGCTGGGCGCAAGCTGTGGCATCGTCGCCCCGCTGGGCCTTGGTGCCACCGGACCGTCGGATTTCATCAAGTGCTGGATGGCGTTCGGCTTGCCGCAACTGAACATCCCGTTGGTGTGCCCAAACGCCGGGCTGCCGGCGGGGTTGCAACTGATTGGAGGGTTCAGGCGCGACAGCCGTTTACTGAGCGTTGCCGAACAGGTGGATGCGGTGCTGAGGCGGGTCTGCCGACCGATGGGGCGGGTGCGTTGA
- a CDS encoding DASS family sodium-coupled anion symporter, which translates to MNAPATTTESFKLPLGLVVAVLVMAGVLLLPLPADLPVAGQRMLAILAFAVVVWISEAVSYEASAIMITSLMAFLLGTAPSLQDPTHLIGTSPAISMALTGFSNPALALVAGALFIAAAMTHTGLDRRIALVTLSRVGTSTRRILLGAIAVTILLSLVVPSATARSACVVPIMMGVIAAFGVDKRSNIAAGIMIVVAQGTSIWNVGIQTAAAQNLLTVGFMDKMLGQRVSWIDWLIAGAPWALIMSAVLLFLVLKLLPPETDSIPGGKEAVAQSLLDIGPMTGPQKRLLSVSLLLLLAWATEGRLHNFDTTSTTYAGLVCLLLPGIGVMTWKDVQSRIPWGTVIVFGVGISLGTALLTTQAGQWLGAAVVAHTGLDQVGPLGVFAILGAFLIVIHLGFASATALTSALLPILIAVLQTLPGEFSRLGMTMLLGFVMSYGFILPINAPQNMVCLGTGTFTARQFAKVGVLVTLVGYGLMLVFAATYWSWLGWI; encoded by the coding sequence ATGAACGCCCCCGCAACAACCACTGAATCATTCAAGTTGCCCCTGGGCCTGGTGGTCGCCGTGCTGGTGATGGCCGGTGTGCTGTTGTTGCCGCTGCCTGCTGACTTGCCGGTGGCAGGCCAGCGGATGCTGGCGATCCTGGCATTTGCGGTGGTGGTGTGGATCTCCGAGGCGGTGTCCTACGAGGCCAGCGCGATCATGATCACCTCGCTCATGGCGTTTTTGCTCGGCACCGCGCCGTCCCTGCAGGACCCCACGCACCTGATCGGCACCAGCCCGGCCATCAGCATGGCCCTCACCGGGTTCTCCAACCCGGCGTTGGCGTTGGTGGCGGGCGCGCTGTTCATCGCGGCGGCCATGACCCACACCGGCCTGGACCGGCGCATCGCCCTGGTCACCTTGAGCCGCGTCGGCACCAGCACTCGCCGAATCCTGCTGGGAGCGATTGCGGTGACCATCCTGCTCAGCCTGGTGGTGCCCAGCGCCACCGCGCGCAGTGCCTGCGTGGTGCCGATCATGATGGGCGTGATCGCCGCTTTTGGCGTCGACAAACGTTCGAACATCGCCGCCGGGATCATGATCGTGGTGGCCCAGGGCACCAGCATCTGGAACGTCGGCATCCAGACCGCCGCCGCGCAGAACCTGCTCACCGTGGGCTTTATGGACAAAATGCTCGGCCAGCGCGTGTCGTGGATCGACTGGCTGATTGCCGGCGCACCGTGGGCGCTGATCATGTCGGCGGTGCTGCTGTTTCTGGTGCTCAAACTACTGCCGCCGGAAACCGATAGCATCCCTGGTGGCAAGGAGGCAGTGGCGCAATCGTTGCTGGACATCGGCCCGATGACCGGACCGCAGAAACGCCTGCTCAGCGTGTCGTTGTTACTGCTGCTGGCCTGGGCGACGGAGGGGCGCCTGCACAACTTCGACACCACCTCGACTACCTACGCAGGCTTGGTGTGTTTGTTGTTGCCGGGCATTGGCGTGATGACCTGGAAAGATGTGCAATCGCGGATTCCGTGGGGCACGGTGATTGTGTTCGGTGTGGGCATCAGCCTGGGGACCGCGTTGTTGACCACCCAGGCCGGGCAGTGGCTGGGCGCTGCTGTCGTGGCGCACACGGGGCTGGATCAGGTGGGGCCGTTGGGGGTGTTTGCGATCCTTGGGGCGTTTTTGATCGTGATCCACTTGGGGTTTGCCAGCGCCACGGCGTTGACCTCGGCGTTATTGCCGATCTTGATTGCGGTGCTGCAGACCTTGCCGGGGGAGTTCAGTCGGTTGGGCATGACGATGCTGTTGGGGTTTGTGATGAGCTATGGGTTTATCCTGCCGATCAATGCGCCGCAGAATATGGTGTGCCTGGGGACCGGGACGTTTACGGCGCGGCAGTTTGCCAAGGTGGGGGTGTTGGTGACGCTGGTGGGGTATGGGTTGATGTTGGTGTTTGCGGCGACCTATTGGAGTTGGCTGGGTTGGATCTGA